The genomic stretch CGTCCGACGCTACCTCGACACGTACGTGCTCGCCCTCCGCGTCCACGACCCGGAAGAACAGGAGTGATCATGAACACGCCCCAGCACCTTTTCGACCAAGCCAAGACGCGTTATGAGCAATCGGTCGCCGCGCACGCGCAAGAACAGCGACTCGTGCGCCTTGCCGCGCGCCCGCCTTTTCGCGTCACCGTCGCGCGCACTCTGAGAGTTCTCGCCGACCGCCTCGAGCCCCTGTCGATGGGTTCGGCGGCCAAGACGCAAACGCCGCTTCCCCGCCTTTGAGGAAGCGGCGTCCGCACCGAGCGCTCAGCCGTTCGCTTGGATTTGCATCGCCGCTTCCAAGAAGCGGTCGTTCTCCTCGGGCGTGCCGAGTGCGACGCGCAGACAACCCGCGAGCAGGTGCTGTTTGTCTTGGCGGCGCGGCAACACCCCCTTGGAAATAAGCGCCTTGTACGCCTCCTCGGCGTTCGGCGTGCGAACGAGGAAGAAGTTCGTGCTCGACGGATACGCCACCCACGTCGGGTGCGCTTCGAGGGCTTTCAACACCCGCTCGCGCTCGCGAACCGTCGCCTCGGCGCGCTCGCGCACGTACTGCGGATGTTCCAGCGCGACTTCCACCACCGCTTGCGTGAGGGCGTTCACGTTGAAGGCGGGAACGAGCTTTTGGAGTTCCGTCGCCATGGCGGGCGTCGTGAGAGCGTACCCGAGGCGCAACCCCGCCAGACCCCACGCCTTGCTGAACGTCCGCAGAACGACTCGGTCGTCGTGTCCGCGCGCGAGCTCGCGGTAATCGCTGCCGGAGTACTGGTAGTACGCCTCGTCCAGCACCGTGACCCAACCGCCCGCCTTCGACGCGGCGTTGGCCAGACGCACGACGTCATCTTCACGGTCGAGGTGACCGGTCGGCGCGTGGGGTTGCGTGAGGTAGACCAAGCCGGGGCCGCCTTTGCGAAGTTCGGCTTCCAAGCCGCTCGCGTCCAAAGAGAAGTCGTCGTGCAAAGGCACTTCCACGAGGCGCGCGCCGAGCATCATCGCTTCGAGCTCGTACACCGCGAACGTCGGCTTGACCGTCAAAACCGTGCGGTTGATGCCGCCGAGTTCGGTCAGCAGCTTGATGAGGACGTTGCTGCCCGGCGTCACGACGACGCCCCTCGGGTCCCACCCTTCGTACGCTCCGATACGCTCGGCGAGGGTGTCCGCGTTGAGGTCCGGGTATCGATTCCAGGCTCGGCTCATGGCGCGCTCGGTCGCGAGCTTCTTGAGGTTCTCGGGAAAGTCCCAAGGGCTTTCGTTCTGATCGAGCTTCACGGGCACGTCGATCCGCGTGAACGGGTAGGCGGGCGTGCGCCTCACTTCCTCGCGCACGGCGGCCAAAGCGTCTCTCGTCGTCATGTGGTCATTGTACGCCCTCGCCTAACGCTCGTTCTGTTTGCCAAGCGTCGCTTAACGGGGAACGAATCTCGACACCGTTGGCGTGTGGTGTGCCTGTTACACTTAACGTATGAGCGTTCGTTTGGTACTCGACTCCTCGACCGTCGATCGCGGGAGTCGCCCGTGACGCAGCAAAAGACCCGCCGCGAGCAGATCTACGAAGTCGCCGGAACCCTCTTTTCCGAGCGGGGGTACCACGCGACCAGCATGCGCGACCTCGCGTCCCACCTCGGCATGCAAGGAGGCAGCCTTTACGCGCACATCAGCGGCAAAGAGGAGTTGCTCGTCGAACTCGTCAATCAGGCGGCCGCGCAGTTCGACGAGTCGCTCATGCCTTTGCGCGAGGAGAACTTGTCGCCCGAGGAGAAGTTGCGCGAAGCGATGGGCCGTCACATCGACGTTGTCGCGCACAACCTCGAGACGGCCACGGTGTTCTTTCACGAGTGGAAGCACCTCAGCCCCGAGGCGTACAAGAAGGTCACGGATTGGCGCGACACCATCGACGGGTTGTACCGCGACATCGTCCGCGAAGGAATCGAGAAGGGCGTCTTCAAGCCCGACTTGGACGTCAAGATGACCGCGTACCTCGTGCTGTCGGCCGTGAATTGGACGTACACGTGGTACCGCCCGGGCGGGAAGCTCGGCGCGCGCCAAATCGCCGATCAGTTCGCCGACATGCTGATGAGCGGCCTTCGCAAGTAAGGACGGGCAGCCTCGTGGCCGTTCCACCTACCGTGACCGTCAAAATTCGCGACGCCCTGCTTTTCGCCAAGAAGCGTGCGTTGGAGACGGGCCGCACCCAACAACTCGAACTCGGCGAGGACCTCTTCGTGCGCATCGCGGGCGACGCGCGTCGCTTTCTGCTTTTCCAACTCGACGGCGAGCCGTCTCGGGAATACGCCGCCGCCGTCGCGACCGCCTTGGAGTTCAAGGCTCCGCGCTTCGGTTGGCATCAAGGCGAGACGCTCCGCTCCCTCACCGTCGAAGACGCGAGCTGACCCGGCCGAACGCCGCTCGGCTTCTTGCCGAGCGGCCCCGAGGCGACCCGCGATTCGAGCGCGCCGCGAGGCCGCAGGCGAAACGATGAGTACCTCTGCGGCCAGGCTTTGAAGCATGCCTCGTGCCTCGTCGGCTTCGAGCCGTCGAGGGCGCCTTTGCGCGTCGGCGGGCGTGCGCCACTCCTCGGGTCATGCCCTTTTGCACCTTGACTTAGATGCTGATGGCATATATGCTGATTGCATCTAAGGAGGTCGCATGACCCGCTCTCCCGACGAACAAGCATTTCTCGACGCGTACGACCCCACGGCCTTCGAGCGCCCGTCCGTCACCGTCGACGTCGTCCTGCTCACCGTCCTCGACGGCGATCTGCACGTCCTGCTGATTCGCCGCGACGAGCATCCCTGCAAAGGCTGCTGGAGCCTTCCCGGCGGCTTCATTCGCATGACCGAATCCCTCGACGAAGCCGCCGCCCGCGTCCTGAACGACAAAGCCCACTTGCAAGGCGTGTACGCCGAGCAGCTTTACACCTTCGGCGCTCCTCGCCGAGATCCGCGCACGCGCGTCCTCAGCGTCGCCTACGTCGCCCTCGTGAACGCCGCGCGACTGCGGCCCGTCGAGGACGACCGCATCCGCCTCGCCTTGCTGCACGTCGACTGGCAAGGAGAAACGGGCGGCCCCGCCTCCGCCTCTTGGCACGGCCAACTTCTCGCGCTCGCCTTCGACCACGCCGACATCCTCGGACTCGCCGTCAAGCGCCTTCGCGGCAAGCTCGACTACGCGCCCGTCGGCTTCGAACTTCTTCCCGAGCGCTTCACCCTGCGCGACCTTCAAAGCGTGCACGAGACGATCCTCGGCCGCAAGCTCAACAAGGACTCCTTCCGTCGCCGCATGCTCGCCTCCGGACGACTGAGCGCCGTCGGCGAGCGTGAAGAAGACGCCGACCACCGACCTGCCGCCCTCTACACCTTCGAAAGGAGCGCATGATGCTCACCCTCGACCGCCCCGCCCGAATCAGCGACGAGAACTTCATCCTCGACACGGACTCGTACAAAGCCTCCCACTTCCTGCAATACCCCGCCGGAATGACGCGCCTCTTCTCGTACCTGGAGTCGCGCGGCGGCAAGTACCCCTACACGCGCTTCTTCGGCCTTCAGTACCTTCTCGGGCGCTACTTCACCCAACGCGTCACGCCTGAAATGGTCGAGGAAGCCAAGGACGTCTTCGAAGCGCACGGCGAGCCTTTTCCCTACGAAGGCTGGATGACCATCGCGACCGAACTGGGCGGTCGCCTTCCGCTCGAGATTCGCGCCGTTCCGGAAGGCAGCGTCGTGCCGAACCACAACGCCTTGATGACCGTCACGAACACCGACGACCGCTTTCCCTGGCTCGTAGGTTGGGTGGAGACGCAACTTCTGCGCGTGTGGTATCCCACGACGGTCGCCACGCAAAGCCACTTCATCAAGGCGATCTTGCGCAAGGCCTTGGAACAAAGCGCCGACGACCCCGAGGCGGAACTGCCGTTCAAGTTGCACGACTTCGGCTCACGCGGCGTGTCGAGCCGTGAATCGGCGGGGATCGGCGGCCTCGCGCACCTCACGAACTTCCTCGGAAGCGACACCGTCGAAGCCCTGCGCTGCGGCCGCAACTACTACGGAGCGAGCATGGCGGCCTTCTCGATTCCCGCCGCCGAGCACGCCACGATCACGACGTGGGGCCAAGCGCACGAAGTCGACGCCTACCGCAACATGATTCGGCAGTTCGGCAAGCCCGGCGCTCTCTACGCCGTCGTCTCCGACTCGTACGACCTCAAGCGCGCCATCGTCGAGCACTGGGGCACCACCTTGCGCGACGAGGTCTTGGCCTCGGGCGCCACGCTCGTCGTTCGGCCCGACTCGGGCGATCCCGCCGCGATGGTGCGCATGGCCGTCAACGCCCTCGCCGCCAAGTTCGGCACGACCACGAACGCCAAAGGCTACAAGGTCCTGCGCGGCGTGCGCGTCATTCAAGGCGACGGCGTGCAGGAGGACTCTATCAAGGAAGTCCTCGCCGCCGTCATGAACGACGGCTTCAGCGCCTCGAACGTCACCTTCGGCATGGGAGGCGCCCTCTTGCAGATGGTCAACCGCGACACGCAGAAGTTCGCATACAAGGCGAGCGCCGCCGTCGTCGACGGCGAGTACCGCCCCGTCTACAAGGACCCCGTCACCGATCCCGGCAAGCGCAGCAAAGACGGCGTGCTCGACCTCGTGCTGGACGACGGCAGGTACAAGACGATGCAGCACCGGACGTTCCAGCCCGACTTGACGAACAGCGCCCTGCGAACCGTGTACCGAAACGGCGACCTTTTGGTCACGGACACGCTCGACGACGTGCGGGCGCGGTAATTCCTCATCCCCGCTCCCCTCCCGCGAGGAGGCGGAGCGGTCGAAAGGGCCGTTGGACATGAACATTCCCCAATGGGCGCTCGATTGGTCGGGCTCGCTGTGCGTCGTGGTCTCGCTGGTGTACCTGTGGCGCAAGAGTTCGACGTACTGGCACTGGTCGAACCTCAGCCTCTTGCCGTACTTCCTGCTGTTCGCGTCGTCGGCGCAGTGGATGCTCGCCGGACTTCAGATCACGTACCTGCTGTTCGGAATTCACGGACTGTACTTGTGGTACTTGGAGTCTCGCAAGTCAAAAGGCGAGATTCGCTTCAACGAACCGCTGTGGTACGGCGTGACGTGGGCAGCGAGCCTCGCGATCTTCGCGTACACCGTCGCCGTGACGGACTTCCGCGAAGCGTGGAACTGGGTGCAGTTCGCGTCCGTGACGCTCGCCCTCGTCGCGAATTTCGGAACGACGCGCAAGCGGACGTGGTCGTGGCCCGTGTGGATGCTCGTGAACGCCGTGAGCGCCGTGTACTTCCAGCACCTCGGGTTGTGGGCGCAATTCGGTCTGCAATTCGTGCTGGCCGCCCTCAGCGTGTGGGGTTGGCGCGAGTGGGCGCGGCAAGACGAGAAGGTGGCGCGTGTCGCCACGGTTTGAGCGCGGCCTCGTGATCGGGAAGTTCGCTCCCCTGCACAAAGGGCACGAACTCCTGATCGAGACGGCCCTCTCGGCGTGCGAGACGGTGAGCGTGTGGTGCTACTCCGAGCCCGACTTTCACGACATGCCGACGAGCGTGCGCCAAGACTGGATTCGCGCGCTGTTTCCGAGCGTGACGGTCCTGCCGAACGCGCCGAGCCCGCCGCCGAACGACGCGCCCGACGAGACGCATCGAGCGTACGTGGGAAGCGTGCTCGACACTTGGAACGTGCGTCCCGACGTCGTGTTCACGAGCGAGGCGTACGGAGAGAGCTTGGCCGTGACGCTGGGTTGCGAGCACCGGATGGTCGATGGCACGCGGAAGCGAGTTCCCATTTCCGGGACGCGCGTTCGCGCCGACGTACACGCGCACCGATCCTTCTTGTCGCCGCTCGTGTACGCGCATTTCGTGCAAAAGGTCGTGCTGCTCGGCGCGGAGTCCACGGGCAAGAGCACCTTGACGGCGTTGCTGGCGCGCGAGTTCGCGACGCTCGGCGTCGCGGAGTACGGACGGGAGGTGTTCGAGCGCGAGAACGGAGTCTTGCGGCCCGAGCACTTCGTGGAGATCGCCCGAGGACACCGCGCCTTGGAGGACGCGGCCCTGCTCTCGCCGAACGTGCACCGCTTCCTGTTCGTGGACACGAACGCCCTCGCAACGGCGATGTGGTCGTTTTGGCTCACGAGAACTTGCGAGCCCGACGTGCTTCGTCTCGCCGACGAGTGTCGGTCGCGGTACGCTCACGTCTTCGTGTGCGCCGACGACATCGCCTTCGAGCAGGACGGCTGGCGGTCGAACACGTCCGTGCGCTCGGTGCAGCAGGCGACGGTGTTGTACGACCTCGCGGCGCGCGGCATTCCGTACACGGTATTGCACGGGTCCTTGAAGCAACGTTTGGCGCGCGTTCACTTTGAACTCGTCGGCAAAAGTCTATATCGTGGCGTTTGACACTTTTCGAAATTAAGCGTAAGATGAAAGGCAAAGTGCGACTTGGAGGGCAGTGTATGTCGATGAACGATCCGCAGACCGGCCAGCCTTACTCTCAGCCTGTTCCTGCCGACACCAGCAGCAAAAAAGTTCTCGCAGGCGTCCTCGGCATCCTGTTCGGTTCACTCGGCGTCCACAAGTTTGTTCTCGGGATGAATACCCAAGGCTTCATTTTGCTAGGGATCTCGGTCGCGTGCTGGATCTTAACGATCGTGACGTTCGGCATCGGTGGTCTGATCACCATGC from Deinococcus yavapaiensis KR-236 encodes the following:
- a CDS encoding NUDIX hydrolase — translated: MTRSPDEQAFLDAYDPTAFERPSVTVDVVLLTVLDGDLHVLLIRRDEHPCKGCWSLPGGFIRMTESLDEAAARVLNDKAHLQGVYAEQLYTFGAPRRDPRTRVLSVAYVALVNAARLRPVEDDRIRLALLHVDWQGETGGPASASWHGQLLALAFDHADILGLAVKRLRGKLDYAPVGFELLPERFTLRDLQSVHETILGRKLNKDSFRRRMLASGRLSAVGEREEDADHRPAALYTFERSA
- a CDS encoding TetR/AcrR family transcriptional regulator, coding for MTQQKTRREQIYEVAGTLFSERGYHATSMRDLASHLGMQGGSLYAHISGKEELLVELVNQAAAQFDESLMPLREENLSPEEKLREAMGRHIDVVAHNLETATVFFHEWKHLSPEAYKKVTDWRDTIDGLYRDIVREGIEKGVFKPDLDVKMTAYLVLSAVNWTYTWYRPGGKLGARQIADQFADMLMSGLRK
- a CDS encoding nicotinate phosphoribosyltransferase, which translates into the protein MMLTLDRPARISDENFILDTDSYKASHFLQYPAGMTRLFSYLESRGGKYPYTRFFGLQYLLGRYFTQRVTPEMVEEAKDVFEAHGEPFPYEGWMTIATELGGRLPLEIRAVPEGSVVPNHNALMTVTNTDDRFPWLVGWVETQLLRVWYPTTVATQSHFIKAILRKALEQSADDPEAELPFKLHDFGSRGVSSRESAGIGGLAHLTNFLGSDTVEALRCGRNYYGASMAAFSIPAAEHATITTWGQAHEVDAYRNMIRQFGKPGALYAVVSDSYDLKRAIVEHWGTTLRDEVLASGATLVVRPDSGDPAAMVRMAVNALAAKFGTTTNAKGYKVLRGVRVIQGDGVQEDSIKEVLAAVMNDGFSASNVTFGMGGALLQMVNRDTQKFAYKASAAVVDGEYRPVYKDPVTDPGKRSKDGVLDLVLDDGRYKTMQHRTFQPDLTNSALRTVYRNGDLLVTDTLDDVRAR
- a CDS encoding AAA family ATPase codes for the protein MSPRFERGLVIGKFAPLHKGHELLIETALSACETVSVWCYSEPDFHDMPTSVRQDWIRALFPSVTVLPNAPSPPPNDAPDETHRAYVGSVLDTWNVRPDVVFTSEAYGESLAVTLGCEHRMVDGTRKRVPISGTRVRADVHAHRSFLSPLVYAHFVQKVVLLGAESTGKSTLTALLAREFATLGVAEYGREVFERENGVLRPEHFVEIARGHRALEDAALLSPNVHRFLFVDTNALATAMWSFWLTRTCEPDVLRLADECRSRYAHVFVCADDIAFEQDGWRSNTSVRSVQQATVLYDLAARGIPYTVLHGSLKQRLARVHFELVGKSLYRGV
- a CDS encoding TM2 domain-containing protein, coding for MSMNDPQTGQPYSQPVPADTSSKKVLAGVLGILFGSLGVHKFVLGMNTQGFILLGISVACWILTIVTFGIGGLITMPILTVLGIIGLIEGIMYLVKSDSDFYRTYMVGKKPWF
- a CDS encoding pyridoxal phosphate-dependent aminotransferase, which encodes MTTRDALAAVREEVRRTPAYPFTRIDVPVKLDQNESPWDFPENLKKLATERAMSRAWNRYPDLNADTLAERIGAYEGWDPRGVVVTPGSNVLIKLLTELGGINRTVLTVKPTFAVYELEAMMLGARLVEVPLHDDFSLDASGLEAELRKGGPGLVYLTQPHAPTGHLDREDDVVRLANAASKAGGWVTVLDEAYYQYSGSDYRELARGHDDRVVLRTFSKAWGLAGLRLGYALTTPAMATELQKLVPAFNVNALTQAVVEVALEHPQYVRERAEATVRERERVLKALEAHPTWVAYPSSTNFFLVRTPNAEEAYKALISKGVLPRRQDKQHLLAGCLRVALGTPEENDRFLEAAMQIQANG
- a CDS encoding nicotinamide mononucleotide transporter family protein encodes the protein MNIPQWALDWSGSLCVVVSLVYLWRKSSTYWHWSNLSLLPYFLLFASSAQWMLAGLQITYLLFGIHGLYLWYLESRKSKGEIRFNEPLWYGVTWAASLAIFAYTVAVTDFREAWNWVQFASVTLALVANFGTTRKRTWSWPVWMLVNAVSAVYFQHLGLWAQFGLQFVLAALSVWGWREWARQDEKVARVATV